In Psychrobacter sp. JCM 18902, a single window of DNA contains:
- a CDS encoding alpha/beta hydrolase family protein, translating to MIVSKSTTAINDKSSSSTHQSVSITTGKPVMLRCLLSVAIASGLLLVGCGDDNDFNTVIGSDSATSVKSISSFNTAQINTQFGLDGTATPDAKCDIKIEKVSYPTVGAAGERTNATAALMLPSGDSADCQGDRPILLYAHGTTTDKGYDFSQVANPQNPAAGESTLIAANFAAQGYIVVAPNYAGYDESDLDYHPYLVAEQQATDMADALDSARTIIARQQRANDPDYTNLDDSGKLFISGYSQGGHVVMATARMFEKNDEPVTAIAPLSGPYALAAFGDAIFSGNVNIGASRFAPLLASGLQNAYGNVYNSTADIFTANYADTQLPSLLSFGELVAANKLPDNALFEKDPENNPTLDLLPAPTVPFASIGFADDNYLIKTDFRTAYVADALQNPDSLIAMTGALPAANPQNNLRKALKANDLRGYVPKMPTLLCGGNQDPTVFYDLNTSSMAAIIQRSVAQNPALTVNVTVLDVDATTANDRPNTPNVQLIGQASMNQWNINSVVTSVQSNFVQNLQRVIDAGAQQGIPASVAVLGNYHGGLVSTACTQATREFFNQEFKPA from the coding sequence TACTACCGCTATAAATGACAAATCATCTAGCAGTACCCATCAATCAGTATCCATTACTACGGGCAAGCCTGTGATGCTGCGCTGCCTATTATCCGTCGCTATCGCTAGTGGCTTACTGCTCGTCGGTTGTGGCGATGACAATGACTTTAATACTGTCATAGGCTCTGACTCTGCGACGTCAGTTAAATCAATCAGCTCATTTAACACCGCGCAAATAAATACCCAGTTCGGTCTTGATGGTACGGCAACCCCTGATGCCAAATGCGATATCAAAATCGAAAAAGTCAGCTATCCGACAGTAGGGGCAGCGGGTGAGCGTACCAACGCGACAGCAGCTTTGATGCTACCAAGTGGCGACAGTGCTGACTGTCAAGGCGATCGACCTATCTTGCTGTATGCCCATGGCACAACTACGGATAAAGGCTACGATTTTAGTCAAGTCGCTAATCCTCAAAATCCAGCCGCTGGTGAGTCGACATTAATCGCTGCCAACTTTGCGGCTCAAGGCTACATCGTCGTTGCACCAAACTATGCTGGTTATGATGAGTCTGATCTTGATTACCATCCATACCTTGTGGCTGAGCAACAAGCCACTGACATGGCTGATGCGTTAGACAGTGCCCGTACCATCATTGCAAGACAACAGCGCGCTAATGATCCTGACTACACCAACCTTGATGACTCTGGTAAGTTATTTATCAGTGGTTACTCTCAGGGTGGGCATGTGGTGATGGCAACTGCAAGAATGTTCGAGAAAAATGATGAGCCTGTCACTGCCATTGCACCTTTATCAGGGCCTTATGCACTGGCAGCGTTCGGTGATGCAATATTTTCGGGTAACGTCAATATCGGCGCATCGCGTTTTGCACCGCTACTAGCATCTGGTCTCCAAAATGCGTATGGCAATGTCTATAACAGTACTGCTGATATATTCACTGCCAATTATGCAGACACACAATTACCAAGTTTATTGAGCTTTGGTGAGTTGGTCGCTGCTAATAAACTGCCTGATAATGCGCTGTTTGAAAAAGATCCTGAAAACAATCCTACGCTTGATCTTCTACCAGCGCCTACCGTTCCCTTTGCCTCTATTGGCTTCGCGGATGATAATTATCTGATCAAAACAGACTTCCGTACCGCTTATGTCGCAGATGCATTACAGAACCCTGATAGCCTAATCGCGATGACAGGAGCATTACCAGCAGCCAATCCACAAAACAACTTACGAAAAGCCTTAAAAGCCAATGATCTACGTGGGTATGTACCAAAAATGCCAACTCTGCTATGTGGTGGTAATCAAGATCCAACGGTTTTTTATGACCTAAATACCAGTTCAATGGCTGCTATTATTCAAAGGAGTGTCGCACAAAATCCAGCCCTTACCGTTAACGTGACAGTATTGGATGTTGATGCGACGACAGCTAATGATCGTCCTAATACTCCTAATGTTCAACTTATTGGACAGGCGTCCATGAACCAATGGAATATTAATTCTGTGGTAACAAGTGTTCAAAGTAACTTTGTTCAAAATCTTCAACGCGTAATAGATGCAGGAGCACAGCAAGGCATACCTGCAAGCGTTGCTGTATTGGGCAACTATCACGGCGGTCTGGTCAGTACGGCTTGTACGCAAGCCACACGTGAGTTCTTTAATCAGGAATTTAAACCTGCTTAA
- the gyrA gene encoding DNA gyrase subunit A has translation MSESVSPIGIVEELKQSYLDYAMSVIVSRALPDVRDGFKPVHRRVMYAMHVLSNDYNKPYKKSARVVGDVIGKYHPHGDSAVYDAIVRMAQDFSLRYPMVDGQGNFGSIDDDPPAAMRYTEVRMTKLTHQMLADLDKDTVDWEDNYDGSERMPSVMPARVPNLLINGATGIAVGMATNMAPHNLTEVINACLAYAENPQVSAEELMSHISGPDFPTGGIIYGRAGILDAYRTGKGRLHIRGRYHIEAMSDTGVNRDRERIVFTEVPYQSNKAKMIERIAELVRDKKIEGISEIRDESDKDGMRIAIDLRRGETAEVIVNNLFLQTPLESSFSINMVALDNGQPKLLTLRQLIAAFVRHRQEVVTRRTIYELNKARVRGHLLEGLTVALANIDEIIATIKASANRGLARESLLNNTWGSGSVVAMLTAAGSQSVRPDYIEGEDPKAPFGLIEGEERYRLSLEQVNAILDMQLHRLTGLEQDKLTEEYQDLLREIAHLESILGDFDKLMTIISNEMIEIRDNFGDERRTDIIDSRTDFNREDLIPEQTVVMTVSRTGYAKTQPIDDYVAQKRGGKGKSATAMKEDDVIDHLVVTSTHATVLCFTDSGRVFSLRGFEVPIASRGARGRPLVNLIGLNPDETVTTILPIPKIVEELSVKGDALTDDLIDGDDDSLDVSTQAEPPFVFFATANGTVKRVELKQFANIRSNGLIAVGLEEGDKLVSARITNGSQEVMLFASSGKAIRFDENDARVMGRTAKGVRGMRLAANESIKSLVVIEDDVREILIACENGFGKRTFIDEFNTQNRGGGGVIAIKTSERNGALVRATKVDSTDDIILISDKGTLVRTPVEHVASSGRNTQGVTLIRLSKDERLVAMARVEHEEGDDELVDAMREDGTFDVAGQEQIDIDAATSNTATNDVMDIATDNELDVDSTDGENADDE, from the coding sequence ATGAGCGAATCGGTCAGTCCTATTGGCATCGTAGAGGAACTAAAGCAATCCTATCTGGATTATGCGATGAGCGTGATTGTCTCGCGTGCGCTGCCTGATGTGCGTGATGGGTTCAAACCTGTACACCGCCGTGTGATGTACGCCATGCACGTGCTATCTAACGACTATAATAAGCCATATAAGAAGTCTGCACGTGTCGTCGGCGATGTCATTGGTAAATATCACCCACATGGCGATAGTGCGGTCTATGATGCCATTGTGCGGATGGCGCAGGATTTTAGTTTGCGTTATCCGATGGTTGACGGTCAAGGTAACTTTGGTTCGATCGATGATGATCCTCCGGCAGCGATGCGTTATACCGAAGTACGTATGACCAAGCTGACGCATCAGATGCTTGCTGATTTAGACAAAGACACAGTTGATTGGGAAGACAACTACGATGGTTCTGAGCGTATGCCTAGCGTCATGCCAGCGCGTGTTCCAAACTTACTAATCAATGGTGCGACTGGTATTGCTGTTGGTATGGCGACTAATATGGCGCCGCACAACCTGACAGAAGTGATTAATGCTTGTTTGGCTTATGCCGAAAACCCACAAGTATCAGCTGAAGAGTTGATGTCACACATCTCAGGCCCCGATTTCCCAACGGGCGGTATCATTTATGGTCGCGCTGGTATTTTAGATGCTTATCGCACGGGTAAAGGTCGTTTGCACATACGTGGTCGCTATCATATTGAAGCCATGAGTGATACGGGTGTCAACCGCGATCGTGAGCGTATTGTCTTTACCGAAGTACCTTATCAATCTAATAAAGCCAAAATGATTGAGCGTATCGCAGAACTCGTACGTGATAAAAAGATTGAAGGTATTAGCGAGATTCGTGACGAGTCTGACAAAGATGGTATGCGTATCGCCATTGATTTGCGTCGTGGTGAGACAGCTGAAGTTATCGTTAATAACTTGTTCTTGCAAACGCCGCTCGAATCAAGCTTTAGTATCAATATGGTGGCGCTCGATAATGGTCAGCCTAAGCTACTAACTTTGCGTCAGCTGATTGCCGCCTTTGTACGTCATCGCCAAGAAGTGGTGACACGCCGTACGATTTATGAGTTAAACAAAGCACGCGTACGTGGTCATTTACTCGAAGGTTTAACCGTTGCGTTAGCCAATATCGACGAGATTATTGCAACAATTAAAGCCTCTGCAAACCGCGGTTTGGCACGTGAAAGCTTATTAAATAACACGTGGGGTTCAGGTAGCGTGGTGGCGATGTTGACCGCTGCTGGTAGCCAATCTGTGCGTCCTGACTATATCGAAGGCGAAGATCCTAAAGCACCATTTGGCTTGATTGAGGGCGAAGAACGTTATCGCTTATCACTTGAGCAGGTCAACGCGATTTTAGATATGCAGTTGCATCGTCTAACGGGTCTTGAGCAAGACAAATTAACCGAAGAATATCAGGATTTGCTACGTGAAATCGCTCATTTAGAGTCTATTCTTGGTGATTTTGATAAGCTAATGACCATTATCTCCAATGAGATGATTGAGATTCGTGATAACTTTGGTGATGAGCGCCGTACCGATATTATTGACTCACGTACTGACTTTAACCGTGAAGATTTGATTCCTGAACAGACGGTTGTCATGACGGTCTCGCGTACTGGTTATGCAAAAACTCAGCCGATTGACGATTATGTCGCGCAAAAACGTGGCGGTAAAGGTAAGTCAGCAACCGCAATGAAAGAAGATGATGTGATTGATCATTTGGTAGTGACCTCAACGCATGCTACCGTATTGTGCTTCACGGATAGCGGTCGTGTCTTTAGCTTACGTGGTTTTGAAGTACCGATTGCCAGTCGCGGTGCTCGCGGTCGTCCATTAGTGAATTTAATTGGCTTAAATCCTGATGAAACGGTCACTACGATACTACCGATTCCAAAAATAGTGGAAGAGCTATCGGTAAAAGGTGACGCATTAACAGATGATCTAATAGATGGGGATGATGATTCATTAGACGTTAGCACGCAAGCAGAGCCACCTTTTGTATTCTTTGCAACTGCCAATGGTACGGTGAAGCGGGTAGAGCTTAAGCAGTTTGCCAATATTCGCTCGAACGGCTTGATTGCGGTTGGACTAGAAGAGGGCGATAAGCTGGTCAGTGCTCGTATCACTAATGGTAGCCAAGAAGTGATGTTGTTTGCATCCAGTGGTAAAGCCATTCGTTTTGATGAAAATGATGCTCGTGTGATGGGTCGTACGGCTAAAGGTGTTCGTGGTATGCGTTTGGCGGCTAATGAGTCTATAAAATCATTGGTTGTGATCGAAGATGATGTACGCGAAATTCTTATTGCTTGTGAAAACGGCTTTGGTAAACGTACCTTTATCGATGAGTTCAATACCCAAAATCGTGGTGGCGGCGGTGTAATTGCTATCAAAACCAGTGAGCGTAATGGTGCGCTAGTAAGAGCCACTAAGGTTGACTCTACAGACGATATTATTTTAATCTCTGATAAAGGTACATTGGTTCGTACGCCCGTTGAGCACGTCGCTAGCTCTGGTCGTAATACGCAAGGTGTGACGCTGATTCGTCTATCAAAAGACGAGAGGCTGGTCGCTATGGCGCGTGTTGAGCATGAAGAAGGTGACGATGAGCTGGTTGATGCCATGAGAGAAGACGGTACATTTGATGTGGCAGGTCAAGAGCAGATAGATATCGATGCGGCGACTAGCAACACAGCAACGAATGACGTTATGGATATTGCTACTGACAATGAATTAGATGTTGACAGTACAGACGGTGAAAACGCAGACGACGAATAA
- the rarD gene encoding EamA family transporter RarD — translation MLSTNQTFQGTLASISSSFLFSMMFVFGLFMLPLTGTQVASWRVLMMLLSLLLLVSFTKQWQHVFDYLKTLKTPKEWLIFILPTPILGGQIWLFMWAPVNGFGLDVTLGYFLLPLVMIVLGRFFYHEHMSALQCVAALCAALGIGYDIFQYGSVSWVTLFVCLGYPPYYLLRRKLAVPPITGLLSDLALLTPVVLIMLYFSGGFSTAAQDIKFWYLLPLLGAFSALAMSLTMIASSKLPVSLFGALSYVEPMLLFVLSITVLSQSLDEGGSLFMYGMVSLALLVMIADSIKGYLKRRRDNHLHGYREPQVGGFPPRRRFIDQRIDGVLTAHRFRKIRRYQKKMDRIQQKIEQLSAK, via the coding sequence ATGCTTTCGACCAATCAAACTTTTCAAGGAACCCTTGCTTCGATATCATCGAGCTTTTTATTTTCGATGATGTTTGTGTTTGGGCTATTTATGCTGCCTTTGACAGGTACGCAGGTAGCCTCATGGCGCGTGCTCATGATGCTGCTAAGTTTGCTATTGTTAGTCAGTTTTACCAAGCAATGGCAACACGTTTTTGATTATTTGAAAACCTTAAAAACTCCGAAAGAGTGGCTGATATTTATTTTGCCCACACCGATTTTGGGTGGTCAAATTTGGCTATTTATGTGGGCACCGGTCAATGGCTTTGGGCTGGATGTTACCTTGGGCTATTTTCTGTTACCGCTGGTGATGATTGTACTTGGCCGTTTCTTTTATCACGAGCATATGAGTGCGTTGCAGTGCGTGGCCGCGCTATGTGCAGCCTTAGGTATTGGCTATGATATCTTTCAATATGGCTCAGTATCTTGGGTAACGTTGTTTGTGTGCTTGGGCTATCCACCCTATTATCTGCTGCGGCGTAAACTGGCTGTGCCGCCTATCACAGGGCTGTTGTCTGATTTGGCTCTGTTAACGCCAGTAGTGCTCATTATGTTGTATTTTAGCGGCGGCTTTAGTACGGCAGCACAGGACATCAAGTTCTGGTATTTATTACCACTGCTAGGAGCCTTTAGTGCGCTGGCGATGTCCTTAACCATGATTGCCAGTAGCAAATTACCCGTGTCATTATTTGGGGCATTAAGCTATGTCGAGCCTATGCTGCTGTTTGTTTTATCCATCACTGTTCTAAGTCAAAGCCTCGATGAGGGTGGCTCTTTGTTCATGTATGGTATGGTAAGTTTGGCGTTACTGGTGATGATTGCTGATAGTATAAAAGGTTATCTTAAGCGCCGCCGTGACAATCATTTGCATGGCTATCGAGAGCCACAAGTGGGTGGGTTTCCGCCGCGTCGTCGTTTCATAGATCAGCGTATTGATGGGGTTTTAACCGCGCATCGTTTTCGTAAGATTCGGCGCTATCAAAAAAAGATGGATAGAATACAGCAAAAAATCGAGCAGTTGAGTGCAAAGTAA
- the rarD gene encoding EamA family transporter RarD: MLTTNQTSQGTIAAVAANFLYSLLFLFGLLMQPLSGTQVASWRVLMMLLSLVLLISVLKQWQHIFDYLKTLKSPKEWFLFIIPTPILGAQIWIFMWAPVNDLGLEVTLGYFLYPMIMIMVGRFFYNEDMSLLQWIATICAGAGIAYDVFQYGSISWATLFVCLGYPPYYLLRRKLAVPPITGLISDLVLLTPVVLIALYLNGGFALAISTDKFWYLLPLLGIISTAAMSLTMVASQKLPVSLFGTLCYLEPIFLFIFSITILHQSIDEGGSLFMYGMIFVALLMMIVDSALGYLARKRDDRLHGYNEPQVGSFPPRRRLKNRRIKGVLTAHRFRKIRKYQQKIHKMTRKIEELHSK; this comes from the coding sequence ATGCTCACCACGAATCAAACGTCGCAAGGTACCATCGCTGCAGTGGCAGCAAATTTTTTATATTCATTGCTATTCTTATTTGGTCTATTGATGCAGCCGTTGTCAGGGACGCAAGTCGCTTCTTGGCGCGTACTGATGATGCTATTGAGTCTGGTGCTGCTGATTAGTGTGCTTAAGCAGTGGCAGCATATTTTTGATTATCTAAAAACCCTAAAGTCGCCCAAAGAATGGTTTTTATTTATCATACCCACACCAATATTGGGCGCGCAAATCTGGATATTTATGTGGGCACCTGTCAATGATTTGGGGCTTGAGGTGACATTGGGTTACTTTTTATATCCAATGATTATGATTATGGTTGGTCGGTTTTTTTATAACGAAGACATGAGCTTGTTACAATGGATTGCCACCATTTGCGCAGGCGCAGGTATTGCTTATGATGTCTTTCAGTACGGTAGTATCTCTTGGGCGACTTTATTTGTTTGCTTGGGTTATCCGCCTTATTATCTACTGCGTCGTAAATTGGCAGTGCCGCCGATTACAGGGCTTATCTCTGACCTTGTTTTATTGACGCCGGTGGTGTTGATTGCTTTATATCTCAATGGCGGGTTTGCGCTCGCGATATCTACCGATAAGTTTTGGTATCTGTTGCCACTATTAGGCATTATCAGTACGGCTGCGATGTCGTTGACCATGGTTGCCAGCCAAAAGCTGCCCGTCTCATTATTTGGCACCTTATGCTACCTTGAGCCGATATTTTTATTCATATTTTCCATCACGATTTTGCATCAAAGTATCGATGAGGGCGGCTCTTTATTTATGTACGGCATGATTTTTGTCGCGCTGTTGATGATGATTGTGGATAGTGCGCTTGGTTACTTGGCACGTAAGCGTGATGACCGTTTGCATGGTTATAATGAGCCACAAGTGGGTAGCTTCCCGCCACGTCGCCGTCTGAAAAACCGCCGTATTAAAGGTGTGTTAACTGCGCATCGTTTCCGCAAAATTAGAAAGTATCAGCAAAAAATACATAAGATGACACGCAAAATTGAAGAGCTGCATTCAAAGTAG
- a CDS encoding glutathione S-transferase: MLHLHHLANSRSFRIIWLLEELGVDYQLTCYERNKAYRAPDSLKKIHPLGHAPMLEVNDRVLIESGFIIEYLLKHYDSEKQFKPADDNEAAWEAYTFWLHFAEASVMPPLVMRLVFTKVVEQSPMLIKPVSKSIRNQVEKNMISKSLDAILAMMEQHLQDNHWFAGAEFSAADIQMHLAVVGANAGTGLDSSKYANILIWLKRCEERDAFKRAEEKGGRLQF; the protein is encoded by the coding sequence ATGTTACATCTTCATCATTTAGCAAATTCGCGCTCATTTCGTATTATTTGGCTGTTAGAGGAGCTTGGCGTCGATTATCAATTGACTTGCTATGAGCGCAATAAAGCATACCGTGCGCCTGACAGTTTAAAAAAAATACATCCGCTCGGTCATGCACCCATGTTAGAAGTAAATGACCGTGTGCTCATCGAATCAGGGTTTATAATCGAATACTTGTTGAAGCATTATGATAGCGAGAAACAGTTCAAGCCTGCGGATGATAATGAAGCGGCGTGGGAGGCTTACACGTTTTGGTTACATTTCGCTGAAGCATCAGTGATGCCGCCATTGGTCATGCGTTTGGTATTTACCAAAGTGGTTGAGCAGTCGCCCATGCTCATCAAGCCTGTGAGCAAAAGCATCCGCAACCAAGTCGAAAAAAATATGATAAGCAAAAGTCTAGATGCTATATTGGCGATGATGGAGCAGCATTTGCAAGACAATCATTGGTTTGCAGGGGCCGAATTTAGTGCCGCTGATATCCAAATGCATCTTGCGGTTGTGGGTGCTAATGCTGGTACAGGATTAGATAGCAGTAAATATGCCAATATCTTAATTTGGCTAAAACGCTGTGAAGAGCGTGATGCTTTTAAGCGTGCAGAAGAAAAGGGTGGTCGTTTGCAGTTCTAA